One genomic segment of Gemmatimonadaceae bacterium includes these proteins:
- a CDS encoding RNA polymerase sigma factor — MDRSSDAQIVERVLRGEAELYAELVERYRDRYARYALHMLGNREDAEEALQDAFTRAYRSLARCEDPERFGAWLFRILVNRCRTVGARRGRRSRTFVSDDLALHEAAEEHPAERSAWREEIERALSQLRPEQREAFLLKYVEELGYDEMSRLTGAGVSALKMRVMRACDRLRELLSDVRSDREVREERGRPEVNDARQA; from the coding sequence ATGGATCGTAGCTCGGACGCGCAGATAGTCGAACGCGTGCTCCGGGGAGAGGCCGAGCTCTATGCCGAGCTCGTGGAGCGATATCGCGATCGGTACGCACGATATGCGCTGCACATGCTTGGCAACCGCGAGGATGCGGAGGAAGCGCTGCAGGATGCGTTCACCCGCGCCTACAGGTCGCTCGCCCGATGCGAGGATCCTGAACGATTTGGCGCGTGGCTGTTTCGCATTTTGGTAAATCGGTGCCGTACGGTTGGCGCCCGACGTGGTCGCCGCTCGCGCACCTTCGTCAGCGACGACCTCGCGCTCCACGAAGCGGCGGAAGAGCATCCCGCCGAGCGAAGCGCCTGGCGTGAGGAGATCGAGCGCGCCTTGAGCCAGCTGCGACCCGAACAGCGGGAAGCATTTCTGCTGAAGTACGTGGAGGAGCTGGGCTACGACGAGATGTCGCGACTGACGGGCGCTGGCGTATCCGCGCTCAAGATGCGGGTGATGCGGGCGTGCGACCGGTTACGCGAACTATTGAGTGACGTACGGAGCGATCGCGAGGTACGTGAGGAGCGCGGACGTCCTGAGGTGAATGATGCGAGGCAAGCCTGA
- a CDS encoding isoamylase early set domain-containing protein — MMRGKPENWIQRVVAELRQPARFDEEFDRRVMTAIRAMPRHRYRAWTRALRPRTITVSPLVSGIAAALLLALTLSVGHAIGTLRASRAAGSRLDVSVDRSGSSHVTPRRAVQFVLVAPTARKVQVVGDFNDWDTTHPEFSAQHRGGGVWSVTAAVPEGHHRYSFVVDDSLWVADPTAPRALDDDFGVPNSALVVGGGDLTR; from the coding sequence ATGATGCGAGGCAAGCCTGAAAACTGGATCCAGCGAGTCGTGGCGGAGCTGCGGCAGCCGGCGCGATTCGATGAAGAATTCGATCGACGCGTCATGACGGCAATTCGTGCCATGCCGCGACATCGCTATCGTGCCTGGACGCGCGCACTTCGTCCCCGAACGATCACCGTCAGCCCGCTGGTTTCCGGGATTGCCGCGGCACTGCTGCTCGCGCTGACGCTTTCGGTTGGCCACGCTATCGGAACGCTGCGCGCCTCGAGGGCCGCCGGAAGTCGGCTGGACGTGAGCGTTGATCGCTCGGGCAGTTCTCACGTAACGCCGCGGCGTGCGGTGCAATTCGTTCTTGTAGCGCCCACGGCGCGCAAGGTTCAGGTCGTTGGTGACTTCAATGATTGGGACACGACACACCCGGAGTTCAGTGCCCAACATCGAGGCGGCGGCGTGTGGTCCGTGACGGCCGCCGTTCCCGAGGGACATCACCGCTATTCCTTCGTCGTCGACGACAGCCTTTGGGTCGCGGACCCGACTGCGCCGCGCGCGCTCGATGACGACTTCGGGGTGCCCAACTCCGCGCTCGTCGTTGGAGGGGGAGACCTGACTCGGTGA
- a CDS encoding M14 family metallopeptidase has product MRHSPASLGTTKKALLWLLIVAACAQASSPPSTAPSRSRYPGNLALAKPLTRAERTKFTETSSYADVVQFLDSLRLLGAKIHIGSIGKTTEGRDIPFVIASRPLVTTPIEAKRLQRPIVYVQGNIHAGEVEGKEALQSILRDLLFDDHANILDSIVLIAVPIYNADGNERFASQERNRTEQNGPALVGTRANAQGLDLNRDYVKAEAPETIASLAMFRAWDPDVFVDLHTTDGSYHGYALTYAATLNPAAVFTLAYTRDTMLVELRLRMRERHGFEVFDYGNFPREQGAPTAWETYDARPRFGTNYYGLRGRISVLSEAYSHDPFERRVASTYDFVSELLSYVSANADDIVDLARQAETRTTGWGNDPRSAPSIPIRSTMATVRSGPIRVEEVQRVGDTVRYEAGLPRGVRRTGGVRTVDMPIYDRFAPALSVPMPYAYTFPREVGDSLLKRLVMHGIVVEELTEPVEARVATFTVDSTSTAAQPFQKHHERRISGSWGTPATRTLPAGNIVVRTGQPLGVLATYLLEPSSDDGFVDWNVLDPWANEHTFPVVRIVQPVQARLRPTP; this is encoded by the coding sequence GTGCGACACTCCCCCGCATCGCTCGGGACGACGAAAAAGGCACTCCTCTGGCTGTTAATCGTCGCCGCGTGCGCGCAGGCCTCCTCGCCCCCTAGCACGGCGCCATCCCGGAGCCGCTATCCGGGCAATCTCGCGCTCGCGAAACCGCTCACGCGCGCCGAGCGCACGAAGTTCACCGAGACGTCCTCCTACGCCGACGTCGTTCAATTTCTCGATTCACTTCGGCTGCTCGGCGCGAAAATTCACATCGGATCGATCGGCAAGACCACAGAAGGTCGTGACATTCCGTTCGTGATCGCCTCGCGGCCGCTCGTCACGACACCGATCGAGGCGAAGCGACTCCAGAGGCCGATCGTCTACGTGCAGGGCAACATCCACGCGGGCGAGGTCGAGGGTAAGGAGGCGCTCCAGTCGATTCTGCGCGATCTGCTCTTCGACGATCACGCGAACATTCTCGATTCGATCGTGCTCATCGCGGTTCCGATCTACAATGCGGACGGGAACGAGCGGTTCGCGTCGCAGGAGCGCAATCGCACCGAGCAGAACGGGCCTGCGCTCGTGGGAACACGCGCGAATGCCCAGGGGCTCGATCTGAATCGCGATTACGTGAAAGCCGAGGCGCCGGAAACGATCGCGTCACTTGCCATGTTCCGCGCGTGGGATCCAGACGTCTTCGTGGATTTGCACACGACGGACGGGAGTTATCACGGCTACGCGCTGACGTACGCGGCGACATTGAATCCCGCGGCCGTGTTTACGCTGGCGTACACGCGCGACACGATGCTGGTCGAGCTGCGCCTGCGGATGCGCGAGCGCCACGGCTTCGAGGTCTTCGATTACGGTAACTTTCCTCGCGAGCAGGGTGCACCGACCGCCTGGGAGACTTACGACGCGCGTCCGCGCTTCGGGACGAACTACTATGGCCTGCGGGGACGCATCTCCGTGCTGAGTGAGGCCTATTCGCACGATCCCTTCGAGCGCCGTGTCGCGTCGACGTACGATTTCGTGTCCGAGTTGCTTTCGTACGTCTCGGCCAACGCGGACGATATCGTTGATCTCGCTCGGCAGGCAGAGACGCGGACGACGGGCTGGGGAAACGATCCGCGCTCGGCGCCCTCGATTCCGATTCGCTCGACGATGGCGACGGTGCGGAGCGGACCGATTCGCGTGGAGGAAGTGCAGCGCGTCGGCGACACGGTGCGCTACGAGGCCGGACTGCCGCGCGGCGTTAGGCGGACCGGCGGCGTGCGCACGGTCGACATGCCCATCTACGATCGCTTCGCGCCCGCGCTGTCGGTGCCGATGCCCTACGCGTACACGTTTCCGCGTGAGGTTGGCGACTCGCTCCTCAAGCGGCTCGTTATGCACGGCATCGTCGTCGAGGAGCTGACGGAACCCGTCGAAGCGCGCGTCGCGACATTCACGGTGGACTCGACGAGCACCGCGGCGCAGCCATTCCAGAAACACCATGAGCGGCGCATCAGTGGAAGCTGGGGAACGCCGGCGACGCGTACACTGCCGGCGGGGAACATCGTCGTGCGGACCGGCCAGCCGCTCGGCGTACTCGCCACGTATCTCCTGGAGCCATCGAGCGACGACGGGTTCGTCGACTGGAACGTGCTGGACCCGTGGGCCAACGAACACACCTTTCCCGTGGTGCGCATCGTGCAGCCCGTCCAAGCTCGACTGCGTCCAACTCCTTGA
- a CDS encoding proline dehydrogenase family protein, which produces MLRSALLYLSNQPRVFRFVRNNGLAKRFANRFVAGETLDTALDAIRVLNSRGIRASLDLLGESVTNEREARGTRDAYLDILSRIHAQRLDANVSVKLTAMGLDISEDLCVSHMHEVLARAQECGSFVRVDMESTEYTDRTLHLFEHRLYPHYRNHVGIVLQSYLYRTFTDTEYAIKLGCRARLCKGAYKEPATVAYPDKTDVDTNYVKCMHALLRHGNFPGIATHDPAIINEAKRFARENDVAANRFEFQMLYGVRRDLQERLVREGYGMRVYVPFGTQWYPYLMRRLAERPANVAFITGNVLREMLHRGNHRDTA; this is translated from the coding sequence ATGCTTCGTTCCGCGCTGCTGTATCTGTCGAATCAACCGCGCGTTTTTCGATTCGTGCGGAACAACGGGCTCGCCAAGCGTTTCGCGAATCGGTTCGTTGCCGGCGAGACGCTGGACACTGCGCTCGATGCCATACGCGTCTTGAACAGCCGCGGTATTCGTGCATCGCTCGATTTGCTCGGGGAGAGCGTCACGAACGAGCGTGAGGCCCGCGGTACGCGCGACGCGTACCTCGACATCCTCTCGCGCATCCACGCGCAACGCCTGGACGCAAATGTCTCCGTGAAGCTGACGGCGATGGGCCTCGACATCTCGGAGGACCTGTGCGTCAGCCACATGCACGAGGTGCTCGCCCGAGCGCAGGAGTGTGGGAGCTTTGTGCGCGTCGACATGGAGTCGACCGAATACACCGATCGCACGCTCCATCTGTTCGAGCACCGACTCTATCCGCACTATCGCAATCACGTCGGCATCGTGCTGCAGAGCTATCTCTATCGTACATTCACCGACACCGAATACGCGATCAAGCTCGGCTGTCGCGCGCGTCTGTGCAAAGGTGCGTACAAGGAGCCGGCGACCGTCGCCTATCCGGATAAGACCGATGTCGATACCAATTACGTGAAGTGCATGCACGCGTTGCTGCGGCATGGTAACTTCCCCGGCATCGCCACACACGATCCGGCGATCATCAACGAAGCCAAGCGGTTCGCGCGCGAGAACGATGTCGCGGCGAACCGCTTCGAGTTTCAGATGCTCTACGGTGTGCGGCGCGACCTGCAAGAGCGGCTCGTTAGGGAAGGCTATGGCATGCGGGTGTACGTCCCGTTTGGAACGCAATGGTATCCTTATCTGATGAGACGACTCGCCGAGCGCCCTGCCAACGTTGCGTTTATCACCGGTAACGTGCTCCGAGAGATGCTGCACCGAGGCAATCACCGTGACACTGCCTAA